In one Bacteroidales bacterium genomic region, the following are encoded:
- a CDS encoding carbohydrate binding family 9 domain-containing protein, translating into MKKTFILILLILTLSITVNSQQRIYTTEKVDASTIKIDGSFDETVWNQVEWSGNFTQYEPNEGEKPSQKTEFKILYDENNIYAAIKVYDTESEKIEKRLSRRDSWDGDLVVVQFDSYYDKKTAFVFAVNAAGVRNDAVTSNDNLHDDDDTWDPLWTVKTAITDYGWSAEMKIPLSQLRFSKKENQVWGLEVGRYIFRKDEWSIWQHIPKETSGWVSRFGELNGLTNLKPKRQIEIAPYFSSKFELYEKEEGNPFADGKDFGFNAGIDGKIGITNDLILDFAVNPDFGQVEADPSEVNLTAFETFFNEKRPFFVEGSNITDYEITPGGSPWSSDNLFYSRRLGSSPHYYPDLADEEYIDMPNNTRILGALKLTGKTKKGLSIGIIESFTNKEYAEIDLNGDRRKEVVEPYTNYFAGRLQKDMNDGNTIFGGMVTSTNRLIDVEYLNFLNTNSYSGGLDFKQFFKDKKYFISTTFVSSYIEGNKDAITEQQLSSRRYYQRPDANYLTYDTTRTSLSGYGGNFLFAKQVSKGLSYMANVTWRSPGIELNDIGYIRRANSIFQYLWAGYRITEPFSIFRSININANQWAGWDYGGTNTFKGGNINAWTQFTNLWTFSFNISAELNNIDNSILRGGPAMKSPGNYNYSFGFGTNSTKKFRVGAHFWNNCGFDESFHNYGIFSNFRYNPFNFLSITLSPVYYYRNTDLQYISTETYENEDQYLFGEILQKTISLTAGVDLNITPDFTIQYYGAPFISAAVYNNFKKITDPKAELYNDRFHVFNNNEIFYLADDESYGINETGNGNYDYFIELPDFNYQQFRSNLVLRWEYKPGSLLYLVWSQDKTDSFINGEFDLGNDLKSMFKIDAYDVFLIKLSYRFIL; encoded by the coding sequence ATGAAAAAAACATTCATTTTAATTTTATTAATTTTGACTTTATCAATTACAGTTAATAGTCAACAAAGAATATATACAACAGAAAAAGTTGATGCTTCAACAATAAAAATTGACGGCAGTTTTGATGAAACTGTTTGGAATCAAGTGGAATGGTCGGGAAATTTTACACAATATGAGCCAAATGAAGGGGAAAAACCTTCTCAAAAAACTGAATTTAAAATATTATATGATGAAAATAACATATATGCAGCAATAAAAGTTTATGATACAGAATCCGAGAAGATTGAAAAACGATTATCAAGGAGAGACAGTTGGGACGGTGATCTTGTTGTAGTTCAATTTGACAGCTATTATGATAAAAAAACGGCATTTGTTTTTGCCGTAAATGCAGCGGGAGTCAGGAATGATGCTGTTACTTCAAATGATAATTTACACGATGACGATGATACATGGGATCCATTATGGACTGTAAAAACAGCAATAACAGATTATGGTTGGTCTGCAGAAATGAAAATACCTTTAAGCCAATTAAGATTTAGCAAGAAAGAAAATCAAGTATGGGGATTAGAAGTCGGAAGATATATTTTCAGAAAAGATGAATGGAGTATTTGGCAACACATACCAAAAGAAACATCCGGATGGGTAAGCAGATTCGGAGAATTAAACGGGCTGACTAATCTTAAACCAAAACGTCAAATTGAAATCGCCCCGTATTTTTCTTCAAAATTTGAACTGTATGAAAAAGAAGAAGGAAATCCTTTTGCCGACGGAAAGGATTTTGGTTTTAATGCAGGAATTGACGGAAAAATCGGTATAACAAATGATTTAATTTTGGACTTTGCCGTAAACCCTGATTTCGGACAAGTTGAAGCTGATCCGTCGGAAGTAAATTTAACAGCTTTTGAAACTTTCTTTAATGAAAAAAGGCCATTTTTTGTTGAAGGCAGTAATATTACAGATTATGAAATCACTCCCGGCGGCAGTCCTTGGTCAAGTGATAATCTTTTTTATTCCAGAAGGTTAGGAAGCAGTCCTCATTATTATCCTGATTTAGCAGACGAAGAATACATTGATATGCCGAATAATACGCGTATTCTGGGAGCATTAAAGCTGACAGGGAAAACAAAAAAAGGCTTATCAATTGGTATTATTGAGAGTTTTACCAATAAAGAATATGCAGAAATTGACCTCAACGGTGACAGAAGAAAAGAAGTTGTTGAACCATATACAAACTATTTTGCAGGAAGACTTCAAAAAGACATGAATGACGGAAACACAATATTCGGAGGAATGGTAACTTCAACAAATCGTCTTATAGATGTCGAATATTTAAATTTTCTGAATACTAACTCATATTCAGGAGGTCTTGATTTTAAACAATTTTTTAAAGATAAGAAATATTTTATCTCAACAACTTTTGTCAGCAGTTATATTGAAGGTAATAAAGATGCAATTACAGAACAACAATTATCATCAAGAAGATATTATCAAAGACCGGATGCAAATTATTTAACGTATGATACGACAAGAACGTCACTATCCGGCTACGGAGGTAATTTTTTGTTTGCTAAACAAGTCAGCAAAGGTTTAAGTTATATGGCAAATGTTACATGGAGATCACCCGGTATTGAATTAAATGACATTGGTTATATTAGAAGAGCAAATTCAATATTCCAATATCTGTGGGCAGGTTACAGAATAACTGAACCGTTTTCAATTTTCAGGAGTATTAATATAAACGCAAATCAATGGGCAGGCTGGGATTACGGAGGAACAAATACTTTTAAAGGCGGAAATATTAATGCTTGGACCCAATTTACAAATTTATGGACATTCAGCTTCAATATTTCTGCAGAATTAAACAATATTGATAATTCAATATTAAGAGGAGGACCTGCAATGAAATCACCCGGAAATTATAATTACAGTTTTGGCTTCGGAACAAACTCAACAAAAAAGTTTCGGGTAGGCGCACACTTTTGGAATAATTGCGGTTTTGATGAATCTTTTCATAACTACGGAATATTTTCAAACTTCAGATACAATCCGTTTAATTTTCTTTCAATAACTTTATCACCTGTATATTATTACAGGAATACTGATCTGCAATACATATCTACTGAAACTTATGAAAACGAAGATCAATATTTATTCGGTGAAATACTTCAAAAAACAATCTCATTAACTGCCGGAGTTGATCTTAATATTACACCTGATTTTACCATTCAATATTATGGTGCTCCGTTTATAAGTGCAGCCGTTTACAATAATTTTAAAAAGATTACAGACCCTAAAGCAGAACTATATAATGATCGTTTTCATGTATTCAATAACAATGAAATTTTTTATTTAGCTGATGATGAATCATACGGTATAAATGAAACCGGAAACGGGAATTATGATTATTTTATCGAATTACCTGATTTTAATTATCAACAATTCAGATCAAATTTAGTATTACGGTGGGAATATAAACCCGGTTCTTTATTGTATTTAGTTTGGTCGCAAGATAAAACAGATTCTTTTATAAACGGAGAATTTGATTTAGGAAATGATTTAAAAAGTATGTTTAAAATTGACGCTTATGATGTTTTCTTAATAAAACTTTCTTACCGTTTTATTTTGTAA
- a CDS encoding histidine kinase translates to MKFYQFIKNIDYKRIGYHVLFWVVISVFYDAVSSIVSGRPFFEMLAHDFKFFFPSDVLGVYITLYILIPELLLKRKYTQFIIFSVLFLGFLIIVITLPLQYLGLFLEYQEKFLEAGRLFPTLYNYTGHNFLVALTVKLMIIGIASSIKIAKNWFKSQKRQQNLLKEKFEVNLQLKEAELKFLKSQINPHFLFNALNNLYSLTLEKSPKAPEVVLKISSLLDYVLYECNVPKIDLDREIENIKNYIDLQKIRYGNDTNIKLNVEGDTSDIQIAPLLILPLVENAFKHGLDKNVGKGYIYIDIKVDDDATLDLSVKNSLKGENNHEGDGIGLTNLRKRLELQYPDKHNFSLLLTDESCISDLKLKLY, encoded by the coding sequence GTGAAATTTTATCAATTTATAAAAAATATTGATTATAAAAGAATAGGTTATCATGTTCTTTTTTGGGTAGTGATAAGTGTTTTTTATGATGCCGTATCTTCAATTGTGTCGGGAAGACCTTTTTTTGAGATGTTGGCGCATGATTTTAAATTTTTTTTCCCCAGTGATGTATTAGGCGTTTATATTACATTATATATATTAATTCCCGAACTGTTACTGAAAAGAAAATATACGCAGTTTATTATTTTTTCAGTATTGTTTTTAGGTTTTTTAATCATAGTAATTACTCTGCCTCTTCAATATCTCGGACTTTTTCTTGAATATCAGGAGAAGTTTTTAGAGGCCGGAAGGCTGTTTCCTACATTGTATAATTATACCGGTCATAATTTTTTAGTTGCATTAACAGTTAAATTAATGATTATTGGGATTGCATCTTCAATAAAAATTGCAAAGAATTGGTTCAAATCTCAAAAAAGACAACAAAATCTGTTAAAAGAAAAATTTGAAGTTAATTTGCAGTTGAAAGAAGCAGAGCTTAAATTTCTTAAGTCGCAAATTAATCCGCATTTTTTATTCAATGCTTTAAATAACCTTTACAGCCTTACGCTTGAGAAATCTCCTAAAGCACCTGAAGTTGTTTTAAAAATATCTTCACTGTTGGATTATGTTCTGTATGAGTGTAATGTACCGAAGATTGATCTTGACAGAGAAATTGAAAATATTAAGAACTATATTGATCTTCAAAAGATCAGGTATGGTAATGATACCAATATTAAATTAAATGTCGAAGGAGACACATCCGATATTCAAATTGCACCTTTATTGATTCTTCCCTTAGTTGAAAATGCCTTTAAACACGGATTAGATAAGAATGTAGGTAAGGGATACATTTATATTGATATAAAAGTTGATGATGATGCAACGTTGGATCTGTCGGTTAAAAACAGCTTGAAAGGAGAAAATAATCATGAAGGTGATGGTATTGGTTTAACAAATCTTCGTAAGAGATTGGAATTGCAATATCCCGATAAACATAATTTTTCTCTGTTATTAACAGATGAGAGTTGTATTTCTGATCTTAAATTGAAACTTTATTAA
- a CDS encoding acyl carrier protein: MSDIASRVKAIIIDKLGVEESEVTLEASFTDDLGADSLDTVELIMEFEKEFNIAIPDDKAEAIATVGEAVSYIEENSK, from the coding sequence ATGTCAGACATTGCCTCAAGAGTAAAAGCAATTATTATAGATAAATTAGGTGTTGAAGAAAGTGAAGTTACCTTGGAAGCCAGTTTTACTGATGATCTCGGAGCAGACTCACTTGATACTGTTGAGTTAATCATGGAATTTGAAAAAGAATTTAATATTGCAATTCCTGATGACAAAGCTGAAGCTATCGCTACTGTTGGTGAAGCTGTAAGCTATATCGAAGAGAATTCAAAATAA
- the fabF gene encoding beta-ketoacyl-ACP synthase II: protein MELKRVVVTGLGTINSIGHDSKETWENMIKGVSGAGPITNFDASKFKTKFACEVKNYDPLKYFKKPEARKLDKFTQFAIIAADEAVKDANFNFDQINPDRAGVIWASGIGGLQTFKDEVVEYVENDYTPRFNPFFIPKMIADIAAGHISIKYDFRGPNYATVSACASSSHSLIDAYNLIRLGKADIFVTGGSEHAVTEAGIGGFNAMRAISTRNDDPKTASRPFDIGRDGFVIGDGGAALILEEYEHAVKRGAKIYAEFAGGGMTGDAHHITAPHPEGRGAAMVMKVTLEDAEMTPDQIDYINLHGTSTGLGDIAEPKAVLDVFGEHAYNLSISSSKSMTGHLLGATGALEALASVMAIKTGDIPPTINQFELDPNIDSKLDFTFNKTKHREIKAALSNTFGFGGHNASIIFKKFE from the coding sequence ATGGAATTAAAACGTGTTGTCGTAACCGGTCTTGGTACAATTAATTCTATTGGTCATGATTCCAAAGAAACTTGGGAAAACATGATTAAAGGAGTTAGTGGTGCAGGCCCTATCACAAATTTTGATGCAAGTAAATTTAAAACAAAATTTGCCTGTGAAGTCAAAAATTATGACCCTCTAAAATATTTTAAGAAACCTGAAGCCAGGAAACTTGATAAATTTACACAGTTTGCAATTATTGCAGCTGATGAAGCAGTAAAAGATGCAAATTTTAACTTTGATCAAATAAATCCGGACAGAGCAGGGGTAATTTGGGCATCAGGAATAGGAGGTTTGCAGACATTTAAAGATGAGGTCGTTGAATATGTTGAGAATGATTATACTCCTCGATTCAACCCGTTTTTTATTCCGAAAATGATAGCAGATATTGCTGCCGGTCATATATCAATAAAATATGATTTCAGAGGACCGAATTATGCAACAGTTTCTGCATGTGCATCATCTTCACATTCACTCATAGATGCATATAATCTTATCCGTCTGGGCAAAGCAGATATTTTTGTAACAGGAGGGTCAGAGCATGCTGTTACTGAAGCAGGTATAGGCGGATTTAATGCTATGAGAGCAATTTCCACAAGAAATGATGATCCTAAAACTGCTTCCAGACCTTTTGATATTGGGAGAGACGGATTTGTTATTGGTGACGGAGGTGCTGCTTTAATACTTGAAGAATATGAACATGCCGTAAAACGAGGTGCAAAAATTTATGCTGAATTTGCAGGCGGCGGCATGACCGGAGATGCTCACCATATTACAGCTCCGCATCCTGAAGGCAGAGGGGCTGCAATGGTAATGAAAGTTACATTAGAAGATGCTGAAATGACTCCTGATCAAATTGATTATATTAATCTTCACGGAACATCTACAGGATTGGGCGATATTGCAGAACCTAAAGCGGTATTAGATGTTTTTGGAGAGCATGCTTATAATTTGAGTATCAGTTCATCAAAATCAATGACGGGACATCTTTTGGGAGCAACCGGTGCGCTTGAAGCTTTAGCCTCTGTTATGGCAATTAAAACCGGTGATATTCCGCCGACAATTAATCAATTTGAACTGGACCCGAATATTGATTCAAAACTTGATTTTACCTTTAATAAAACGAAACATCGTGAAATTAAAGCTGCATTAAGTAATACTTTCGGTTTTGGCGGACATAATGCTTCAATAATTTTTAAAAAATTTGAATAA
- the rnc gene encoding ribonuclease III, with the protein MSFFKKKSVNRDYYKKLTKLLGFKPKNENLYVLAFTHKSAESLERDGYCANYERLEYLGDAILDAAISELLYKRFPSADEGFLTQMRTKIVNGKSLTELAKKLQIEKLLFVKSSKNITERIYEDAFEALIGAIYLDRGFKYVIQFVTQKILVEHINLNQLKFIDTNYKSRIIEWSQKHKISIEFCTDEDSDDSKSFISKLKIYDKVIAEGNGYSKKEAEQSASKLALSKIKADDFILEV; encoded by the coding sequence TTGAGTTTTTTTAAAAAAAAATCTGTTAATAGAGATTACTACAAAAAATTAACAAAACTCCTCGGTTTTAAACCAAAGAATGAAAATCTTTATGTGTTGGCATTCACACATAAATCTGCCGAATCATTAGAAAGGGATGGTTATTGTGCTAATTATGAACGCCTTGAATACTTAGGGGATGCAATTTTAGATGCTGCCATCAGTGAATTGCTTTACAAAAGGTTCCCGTCTGCAGATGAGGGTTTTCTTACACAAATGCGTACCAAAATTGTAAACGGTAAAAGTTTAACTGAACTGGCAAAAAAACTTCAAATTGAAAAACTGTTATTTGTAAAATCATCTAAAAATATAACTGAAAGGATTTATGAAGATGCTTTTGAAGCGCTAATCGGTGCAATATATTTAGACCGAGGATTTAAATATGTTATTCAATTTGTAACTCAAAAAATATTGGTTGAGCATATTAATTTAAATCAATTAAAGTTTATTGATACAAATTATAAAAGTCGTATTATTGAGTGGTCTCAAAAACATAAAATATCAATTGAATTTTGTACGGATGAAGACTCTGATGATTCCAAGAGTTTTATCTCAAAATTGAAAATTTATGATAAAGTAATTGCTGAAGGTAACGGATACTCAAAAAAGGAAGCAGAACAAAGTGCTTCAAAGCTTGCTTTATCAAAGATTAAAGCCGATGATTTTATACTTGAAGTTTGA
- a CDS encoding IPExxxVDY family protein encodes MKKTIKIKNEINIPEKVIGISSQSSDYHIAWEINNILNISLFKLSEKAFADKKLNKETPIKLYYFKDDNSRKYYLLENNTNGRSLFLSLKHIDYLLIIDPESDDVKEYVAKLSAPKAFLGCFSIELNKSQIKQLKDILLK; translated from the coding sequence TTGAAAAAGACAATTAAAATAAAAAATGAAATCAATATACCTGAAAAAGTAATTGGTATATCATCTCAAAGCAGCGATTATCACATTGCATGGGAGATAAATAATATATTGAATATCAGCTTGTTTAAGCTATCTGAAAAAGCTTTTGCCGATAAGAAATTAAATAAAGAAACACCAATAAAATTATATTATTTTAAAGATGATAATTCACGAAAATATTATCTTTTGGAAAATAATACAAACGGCAGAAGTTTATTCTTAAGTTTGAAACATATTGATTATTTATTGATAATTGATCCCGAATCAGATGATGTAAAAGAATATGTTGCAAAACTTTCTGCCCCTAAAGCCTTTTTAGGTTGTTTCTCAATAGAATTAAATAAATCCCAAATAAAACAATTAAAAGATATATTATTAAAATAG
- a CDS encoding OmpA family protein, which yields MKFKSLLITIILLNLYFIPLTAQNFVKVKKDAYKIEELGFKEAWKHVKKGNKYFRMNKKGTYFMALDHYLSAFKHNEDNAALNYLIGICYLKTSEPVKALKYIDNAYLIDENLTEDILYWLGRAKQYNYKFDDAINNYEEYTNGLPLKKLQRKKTKIDKRIEECEGGIKLMRKPVRCFVDNLGKGVNTEEPEYSPVFFFEDSILYFTSRRENTTGGKINPHNRMYYEDVYISKAKNGKWGKAEQMDKPINSIHNDAVVDISPEGKELCIYKGYKGNGNLYNSQFKNDSWQKPGKMRKINTGNYRESSVSITKDSMTIYFISNRKGGQGRQDIWVSEKTIDKKKWQKPYNIGPVVNSKYDEETVEISSDGRELYFSSKGHNSMGGYDVFKTHKNDDGTWTEPENIGYPINTPGDDVFFMLTTNEKFGYYSTNRDDSYGDKDIYQIVFLGPEKPTHISKGDPDDLIAYFTEPVSEADIEKPVNIKVIQLSIVKGIVTDAFSGEPIKASLELVDNATGEVVKVVESYPSTGAYSVPLPPGKDYALTAGAPDYFFHSENFIIADTSIHQVIRKDIQLQPMGVGAKIVLNNVFFDSGKAKLRPESFPELNRLANLMSKYKNIRVEISGHTDSQGSESFNQKLSQRRAQSVVDYMLTRGVNLSQIVAVGYGELQPRADNNSATGRQLNRRVEAKILEK from the coding sequence ATGAAATTTAAATCTTTATTAATCACAATTATTTTATTGAACTTATATTTTATTCCTTTAACAGCCCAAAATTTTGTTAAAGTCAAAAAAGACGCATATAAAATTGAAGAGCTTGGGTTCAAAGAAGCGTGGAAACATGTAAAAAAAGGAAATAAATATTTCAGGATGAATAAAAAAGGTACTTATTTCATGGCTCTTGATCATTATTTATCTGCATTTAAGCATAATGAAGATAATGCTGCTTTGAATTATCTGATCGGAATATGTTATCTTAAAACATCTGAACCTGTAAAAGCTTTAAAGTATATTGATAATGCATATTTAATAGATGAGAATTTAACAGAAGATATTCTTTATTGGTTAGGGAGAGCAAAGCAATACAATTATAAATTTGATGATGCAATTAATAATTATGAAGAATATACAAACGGTTTACCACTAAAAAAATTACAAAGAAAAAAAACCAAAATTGATAAACGAATTGAAGAGTGTGAAGGCGGAATAAAGCTTATGAGAAAACCGGTAAGATGTTTCGTAGATAATCTTGGAAAAGGTGTAAACACTGAAGAGCCTGAATACAGCCCTGTTTTCTTTTTTGAAGATTCAATTTTGTATTTTACATCTCGCAGAGAAAACACAACCGGAGGAAAAATAAATCCTCATAATAGAATGTATTATGAAGATGTTTACATTTCTAAAGCAAAAAACGGAAAATGGGGAAAAGCTGAACAAATGGATAAACCCATAAATTCAATACACAATGATGCAGTTGTTGACATTTCACCCGAAGGCAAAGAACTATGTATTTACAAAGGATATAAAGGAAACGGAAATCTTTATAATTCTCAATTTAAAAATGATTCATGGCAAAAGCCGGGAAAAATGAGGAAAATAAACACGGGTAATTACAGAGAAAGTTCTGTCTCTATAACCAAAGATTCCATGACTATTTACTTCATAAGTAACAGAAAGGGCGGACAAGGACGACAAGATATATGGGTAAGTGAAAAAACAATTGACAAGAAAAAATGGCAAAAACCATATAATATAGGTCCTGTTGTTAATTCAAAATATGATGAAGAAACTGTAGAAATATCATCAGACGGTAGAGAACTTTACTTTAGTTCAAAAGGACATAATTCAATGGGAGGTTATGATGTTTTTAAAACACACAAAAATGATGACGGAACTTGGACAGAACCCGAAAATATCGGATATCCTATCAATACTCCCGGAGATGATGTTTTCTTTATGTTAACCACAAACGAAAAGTTTGGTTATTATTCAACGAACAGAGATGACAGTTACGGAGATAAGGATATATATCAAATTGTTTTTCTCGGACCTGAAAAACCGACACATATTTCAAAAGGAGACCCTGATGATCTTATTGCATATTTTACTGAGCCGGTTAGTGAGGCTGATATTGAAAAACCTGTAAATATAAAAGTAATACAACTTTCAATTGTTAAAGGAATTGTAACTGATGCTTTTTCAGGTGAACCTATTAAAGCAAGTTTGGAACTCGTTGATAACGCTACAGGAGAAGTTGTAAAAGTGGTAGAATCGTATCCTTCAACGGGTGCTTATTCAGTTCCGCTTCCTCCCGGAAAAGATTATGCATTAACCGCAGGTGCTCCTGATTATTTCTTCCATTCTGAAAATTTTATAATTGCTGATACTTCAATTCATCAAGTTATCAGAAAAGATATTCAATTACAACCTATGGGTGTAGGAGCTAAAATTGTATTAAACAATGTATTTTTCGATTCAGGAAAAGCTAAACTGAGACCGGAATCATTTCCGGAATTAAACAGGTTAGCAAACCTAATGTCAAAGTATAAAAATATAAGGGTAGAAATATCAGGACATACAGACAGCCAAGGTTCCGAAAGTTTCAACCAAAAATTATCTCAAAGACGTGCTCAATCAGTTGTTGATTATATGTTAACAAGAGGTGTGAATCTATCACAAATAGTAGCTGTCGGTTATGGAGAGCTTCAACCCAGAGCTGATAATAACTCTGCAACAGGACGACAATTGAACAGACGTGTAGAAGCAAAAATATTAGAAAAGTAA
- a CDS encoding tetratricopeptide repeat protein: MKKIIILSFLVLFFALGSFSQNNTTITAGGQEAKLVYNQGVKNFLNQDYTGAIAELSKAVEIKSDFGLAYYNRGVIKNELQDFEGAVSDLSVATELLPDMPKVLFARGFSRVNTGDYNGAISDFTKAVGSGYKKPNAFYYRGIAYLKLKKFDEAITDFNKAIEIKNDYAYAYHDRGSAKRLKGNLEGAVNDYNKAVEVDTGLYFAYSNLGAVKDELEKYDEAIDAYTEAVKINAEYYIAYNGRGLSKYAKGMGNLKNKKTDEANKNFNDAIKDFEKAVNFKNTFADAYNNMGMAKLKLNDFKGAEDAFTEAIKINDKFAEAYANRGTARENLRKFQAACDDFKKAAALGIKNAEKYTKDCK; this comes from the coding sequence ATGAAAAAAATCATTATATTATCTTTTTTAGTTCTATTCTTTGCTTTGGGTAGTTTCAGTCAGAACAATACGACAATAACTGCCGGAGGACAAGAAGCAAAACTTGTTTATAATCAGGGTGTTAAAAACTTTTTAAATCAAGATTATACCGGAGCAATTGCTGAATTATCTAAAGCTGTTGAAATAAAATCTGATTTTGGTTTGGCATATTATAACAGAGGAGTTATTAAAAACGAACTGCAGGATTTTGAAGGTGCTGTATCTGATCTTTCTGTTGCAACAGAATTATTACCGGATATGCCAAAAGTTCTTTTTGCAAGAGGATTTTCACGAGTAAATACCGGCGACTATAACGGTGCAATTAGTGATTTTACTAAAGCTGTAGGTTCAGGTTATAAGAAGCCGAATGCTTTTTATTACAGAGGTATTGCATACTTAAAACTTAAGAAATTTGATGAAGCAATAACTGACTTCAATAAAGCAATTGAAATAAAAAATGATTATGCCTATGCTTATCACGACAGAGGAAGTGCCAAAAGATTAAAAGGTAATTTAGAAGGAGCGGTAAATGATTATAATAAGGCTGTTGAAGTGGATACCGGTCTTTATTTTGCATATAGTAATTTGGGTGCGGTAAAAGATGAGCTCGAAAAATATGATGAAGCCATTGATGCATATACTGAAGCTGTAAAAATTAATGCCGAATATTATATTGCTTATAACGGAAGAGGACTTTCAAAATATGCAAAAGGAATGGGAAATCTGAAAAATAAAAAAACTGATGAAGCTAATAAAAACTTTAATGACGCAATTAAAGATTTTGAAAAAGCCGTCAATTTTAAAAATACTTTTGCAGATGCATATAATAATATGGGTATGGCAAAATTAAAATTAAATGACTTTAAAGGAGCAGAAGATGCTTTTACTGAAGCAATTAAAATTAATGACAAATTTGCAGAAGCATATGCAAACAGAGGAACTGCAAGAGAAAACCTCAGAAAATTTCAAGCTGCTTGTGATGATTTTAAAAAAGCCGCAGCCCTTGGCATTAAAAATGCCGAAAAGTACACAAAAGATTGCAAATAG
- a CDS encoding Hpt domain-containing protein, whose translation MEKKFTYINLEYLNEVSTNVEFKIKIFNMFKKEVVNLEKKMIFALKSNNTEELADLAHKAKSSVSILGMKAVADEMKKLETDIKNMININSYEKRVYNFLDSCRYAIEEINIIEKQL comes from the coding sequence ATGGAAAAAAAATTTACTTATATAAATTTAGAATATCTTAATGAAGTATCAACAAATGTTGAATTTAAAATTAAAATATTCAATATGTTCAAAAAAGAAGTAGTAAATCTTGAAAAAAAAATGATTTTTGCATTGAAAAGTAATAATACAGAAGAATTGGCCGATTTGGCTCATAAAGCAAAATCAAGTGTTTCTATTTTAGGAATGAAGGCTGTTGCCGATGAAATGAAAAAACTGGAAACGGATATTAAAAACATGATTAACATTAATTCTTATGAAAAAAGAGTATATAATTTTCTTGACTCATGCCGTTATGCAATTGAAGAAATTAATATAATTGAAAAACAACTGTAA
- a CDS encoding zinc ribbon domain-containing protein, which translates to MAFPHTYKNKIELLDNKVKGNRLNSVIIKKLISNEISSFSPEEFLVKDKFITFTSISKLFRYEYKIKLYIEKTGNDYNIIYEIDLEKVLRIIIIGIILIAFFSFLSVKYFLISAGLYSLLFYILNVLIISTSVENLIKRAIGENNYTFNDSEVISPEQEQWIKDENRCPACGEFVTNIDLNCSECGLRIKRNRYSIPSDISKHKEKKIKYHYKKKGSSD; encoded by the coding sequence TTGGCTTTTCCACATACATATAAAAATAAGATTGAACTTTTAGATAATAAAGTAAAAGGAAACCGTCTCAATTCTGTAATTATTAAAAAATTAATAAGCAATGAAATATCTTCTTTTAGTCCTGAAGAATTTTTAGTAAAGGATAAATTTATAACATTTACATCAATATCAAAATTGTTCAGATATGAATATAAAATTAAGTTGTATATTGAAAAAACAGGCAATGATTATAATATTATTTATGAAATTGATCTGGAAAAAGTTTTACGAATAATAATAATCGGAATTATTTTAATTGCTTTTTTTTCTTTTTTATCTGTTAAGTATTTTTTAATATCCGCCGGGCTATACTCTTTATTGTTTTATATATTGAATGTGTTGATTATTAGTACATCTGTTGAGAATTTAATTAAAAGAGCAATTGGTGAAAATAATTATACATTTAATGATTCGGAAGTTATTTCTCCTGAACAAGAGCAATGGATTAAAGATGAAAACAGGTGCCCGGCTTGCGGAGAGTTTGTTACAAATATTGATTTAAATTGTTCGGAATGCGGATTAAGAATTAAAAGAAACAGATATTCTATTCCATCAGATATAAGTAAACACAAAGAGAAAAAAATAAAATATCATTATAAAAAGAAGGGTTCTTCAGATTAA